AACCTCCTCGCGCGCATGCTGCTCGTGCGGGAAGAGACTTTGAAGTACACGATCATTCTCCGCCTGGAGTTGAAGAATCTGCGCCTGCGTAAAAATTTAGACACAGTTTCGGGCAAAAGGAAAATTGCgtcctccgttttctccagcAACGGCTCTTTATCAATACCTCCACGGGAGGCAACTTGAAAGAAGTCCGTCGTCCGATAGAACATATTGGACACGGTCAAATAGGTTCAGATTTTGCCGAATCAAATCGTATAAACAGAGGCACTCTGGTACTTGAAGAACTCGATCTTGAAAGGACCCAAATAATCCATACACGACTAAACACCCGGATACCAGCCTCCCTTCTCCACCATAGGCAAAACTCGAGACGGATATTTACGGCATGCCTTCCACGAACGACTGGAACATCGCTAGGTTTTCGCGGTCAGATTCAGAAAGACAGGTACACTATGCCCGGCCATCCTGGGCGCCTTACGCGTATCCGTATTGATTGTTCGTGCACGAGTGTTGATATTGAACTACACACCAAATACGGCCGAGAAGATCTACCATTCCTTTCAAGAAGAGCCCCACTGTCAGCACATCATAATGCTGGCGAAACATCTCCAATCCGAGAGACGCTTGTGTTTCCGGTTGAGATGTTTGAGAGGTTGAAGGCGTGCCAGAAAAAATGAGTGAGTGTGCCAAGCCAATAACTTTTTGAATACTGTGGTGTCGTCGCTTCGCGCCTGAATTTCTTTGACGCGCACCGATATACCTGTCTACTATTTGCACGTACATCTGCCACCGTTTTCAAGGAACTatacagaggaaaacgcgtcAGAAAAACATTTGACACTCGTAAGACCTACCTCCAGGACGTAAAGTCGTTCGAGCAATTCTCGCTCCTTTGCCGCCTCTTTCATAAGGCTCCGTCGATATTCAAAACCCAGAGCAATCGCTGCATTTTCGGCACACAAGAGGAAGATTAGGCTAATGCACAGAGCATTTCAACAGTCAAGAAGCACCGGAACACCATCGCAAGGGCTGTGCACGAAGTTAGCGTTGAGAAGAGGACTTTCAGACACAAAATCTGGAAGAGCGCGGCACGCAGATGCGTATTTGAGAGCTATACAATGAGCAAAGCAGCAGACTAGTCTCTGCTCGATCCGTGTCATCTCCTCATTCAAATTCACTGATGAAGGCTACGATATGACACGGTCATTAACGCCTGGCTTCCTGTCTGTATCTCTCCATTCACGTTACATGAACGTGCATCGATTAAGCATACACAAAAACACCTCAGGTGTGCCAAAAATACATAGCTATACTGAATGTTATCAAAACCATGCTAGCACAGCCaaacttggatccggtaaacaaagacctccTTGATCTAGATAAGACATCCAACTCATAGTGTGTACCCCAGAAGAAAGGTAGTTTCTATACACGTAGAAAGCCCACTTTTTAATGTGTAACAGAGAGTCTAGGCGAATCCTTCGCTTCACCGCAGCTTTACCCGCGACTCCGAAGATGACAAACTCGCCGAAGACAGTGGCTCCGAGTTCGATTGCTTTTGTTTCATTGAGTTTGCGGACCGGCGCAGCTTTGTTACTGCGGCCGTAGAAACGATTGATGATTATCTGCTCAACTGCATTGTATCGACTGGCTATTCCAACGCATATGGCCTTGAACCGGGGGCTGTTTTGCGCCTTTTTTTGCATGTACGAGGCCATCGGCTTTGACACCTGGCGGATGGCGACGGAAAACAGCTTCGCCGCAGGGAACACCATTTTTGAGGAGGCTGAAGGCTCTTCTACAGGCAGCCCCTGCCGAGCATTTTGTGGCCTCCCGTTTCCGCAGACATCCACCGCGCGGTAGACTTCGCCACACGCCTTATTTCTGAATACCGGTGTCGTCGCCTGCTACCCTCTTCAAGGCTTGACTCATAATCAGCTATGCAGCCCACTGCTGACAAGGAGCAAAAGACATGACACCGTTTCTTTTCGGGACACACAGCTGGCACTGAAGTGAGAGGCGTTTAGAGCCGGCGCATAGTACCCCTTGGAGGAGGAAGGATACAAGatagaaaacgaaagagtcCAAAATCACGACGTTCATAACGCTTTCTTCTAAGCACTCATCTTTTTCACCTGACACGTGGGTCTGTCCAACCTGATAAAGAACCGCACAGGGGCCGCGGGCTGTCTCGAGGCCATCGTGAACCATTAACCGACTTGCGCGAGTTTACAGGCGATGGATTCGCGGACTTAAGCGTCGGTGACCGACCAAAGTGTAGACAAAAAAAGCTGCCCAACAACTCATAAATCTACCGGACAGCTATTACAAGGCTTTTTTTCGCCACACGCAACGCCGTCTCCCGTACATAGTGATAGATATGTGTATGGACAGCACAAATCTATAAATGGGCGGATCAATACACAAGTGGAATTGAGTGTACGAGTACTGTGGGTATTGAAGATAACATCTCAGTTGCTTAGTTCCCTAAAGGTGACGATGGGTTCATTCCCGGTCGATGCTTTTGAGGGCAAATCCAGGGAAAGCATATTATATCGCTGGCATGGATTCATGAAGAGTCATGAACCTCCGTCCCCCGAAGCCGTGCAGTGCAAGCATCCTCGCCACTTTTTTGCGAAGCATATCCCACGGATCGCTGGCAAGCATTCACCACATTTTCTGCGTCAAAGTCTTCAACACATGCCAGCATAAATATGAATCTACCCCGGCACTTATATACGTGACCACCTCAaattgcatgcgcatgtaGGAACAAATGGGTCAACATATTCAAGCGAGTAGCGATGGAAGCGTGAAGAAAACCAGAAGACTATCGCGCTGGCGACGCGTACGCACAACAGCAGTGGGAAAGGCATTCGGAGGGACAGCTGTCGCTTGAAGCTCCGCAAAAGCGGCGAACGGACTCGTTTATCGGGTGATCTCATTAAAAAATCGGTGTCATGGTGCAAAATAACAACTCGAAGCCTAGCACTCCGCAGGCGATTGTCGCTCGGTTCCGCGCGTGTTCCCCGTAGCGGCGATGCCGTTGTTTTGCTTCGGCGGACGTACGCGGTGCCCAGCACGTTAGAAAGCACGAAGCCTGCCCTTCGTTTGCCCTTCAGTCCAGAAGAGAGTACATTCGAACAGAAACGCACGGAAAATTGTATTGCCAACCCAGCAGCAAGACGCCACTTCGAACCGTAGAAAACGAACGTCTGCTTCGCAAAACTCGGGGAAATCGGGGATTTTCCCAATGACACTCGTGTTTTAAACAACAACCTTGAGTGGGTCAGACAGTACGCACCACGAAAGCTTATGGTATCGCTCTCAATGGAGTTTTTCCATCCTTTTGCAGAGCATGGCGTTCCTGGATTTTGGAACACTCCTGTATTTTGACTTGGCATTCGGTATGCGCTGTTGCGCTGAAGACACACGTCCATGCGAAGCGAGAAACGGCAGCAATCTGCGCGACGTGCGTTTGTGGAAAATTGTATTCTGTTCACCGGGTTCGGAAGACTCTCCTCAAATCTTTGAAGAgagatatgcatgcatagTCGAAGATGCCCTCAAAGAGAGCCGGCGCGAATAGAGTTAGTGGCACAAGGCATCTAAAAAAAGCTTATCGACCGCCCAGCCCCCCAACGTCCCTTCCTCTTGTGGCGAGAAACCCCGAAACTGCGTATCGAGGAACAACCAACCGAAATATGTCACCAAATCCTAGGAAAATCTGCCACAAGCGTGGAACTATTACAGTACTTCATGGAGTATAAACACCTAGTTCATGACTCCCAATTTCAGACTTTCTCGAATGACAAGGTCCCGGTACGGAGAGAAAATGCTGCAGTTGTCACACCTCATCACCGCAGCGCTGTGCAAAAACGCAGGCACTGCTGCCGCGGGATCGGCTTCTCCTAGAAGACTCGCACAGGCGCAACAGCTCAATAAGCCGGGCAGCGAGGGCACCAGAACACGCAAGTGGGGAGTCTTGCACACCTTTGTCTAAAGCATCTCTGCTATGCTTCTCCACTTTACTTCTGTGTACACCTGCACCAATTTGTTGTACGTCCTTCCGTTTCACTTTTCCCCGAAACCGCTTACAGTCCCCACCCCACGCAATGCAAGTCTCCAACTGCCGCTCGCACCGCCGATTCGAGCGGGTCTTTCAGAGGCCGGAGAACGAGCTTAAGCGGCAAGCAAGCCGTGTCAAGCGTGCCAGTCTTCGGTTTTTATGTTTACCACTCTCGATTTTGCTTATAGCTGCTCTGCTGCAGCCTCAGGGGTCGGCAGGAGCAGACTCAGCCACCGACCACCCTACTTGCAGCGCTGCAGACAAGCCGGTGATCGTCAGCATCACGGAGCCTCGCGCAACGGAAACCGACGAAAACGGATATGTAACTTTCAGATGCGGAGAAGGCGCTTCCCTTATTCCAACCAAAAACGCAGATGGTGcattcactgaattctgtAAGGATTCCGAGTGCGCGAGGACAGCCTCTTTAAGCAACAACAAGCTGACACTTCAAGAGGACAGTGAAGCGAAAACGGACGCACAGCTTAGCACGGCGAAGGGACCACTTTACAAGCTTAGTGCCTCAAAACTTCCAGACAAACCTTTTactgccttcttcatttGCGAGACGAATGCCAAGGCAGCGCCGCCCTCAAGAGCTCCTACTGGAAGCAGATGCAAAGTGCAAGTCTCAATTTATGGGAAAGAAAAGCTTGTGCTCGACAGCAAAGGTAAGATGGACATTAAATATCGGGCATACCGTCGTTGGTGAGCGTAGAAGCACTTTAGGAACGAGGATGCCTGCGGGGGAGGCGTTCGGCCAAGGTCTGTGCAAAAAGAAGGCTGTTCAGTTATGTGGTATGCAACGCTTTAGGTGAACAGATATGGCATCGttgaaaaaacagaggaccATGTTTAGTTTTTGTTGGTACACAGGTTCTACAGGAGTCGGTATGCTGCTGCTGCGAATTGCCCTCTCGTGGAATTGTCAAATTGGTTTTACCGCGCTGTGAACGTCAGCAGGCTACCTGGCATGGTTTGCGGTGCAAAACTCGCTTCTGATTTGagcttcgccgtcttccaATATCCTAGTCAGAGGTGGAAAATCCACAGTCGTCAGTGTTTACGTTCGGTTTTCCCACATGTTGGCCTGTTTTGTGAGTTTCTTGAATTTTTTTCTGGAAGAAGCTAATTCTCTTCCGACCCTGCATTGTCTGCCCTAcgttgtcttttttctcagttATGTGTAATGGAAAGGACGTAGAACAGGTTTCCTTGAGGATCGACAAGGCccctgcagagacagattTCCTATGTGGAAAAGGTGGTGTGTTGTCCCCCAATATTCTCGACCAGGTCTTTCAGTTGGTTGATGGTCAAACCAAAGAAGTAAGCTTGCATTCTCTCGTTTCCGGCGCTGTTTTGGCCGAGCGAAGGTCTTCCATCGCTGGAGACTCTGAAGTTTTACCTGCGTACACTCTGTTCGTTTCAAAATTGCCGGAAGACAAGCCTAAACAACTCATGTATACGTGTAGTTCGAAACAGGAAACACAGCCTGAACGAGAGACTCTAGCGGTCCACGAGCCGCCGAAAGCGCAGACTAAACCATGCAATGTGGTGATCGAAATTGCGCACAATGCCGATCCAGAGGAGTCGAGTGGAGAGCCCCGAAAATATCTTGCGAGTGCAGTaactctctttttcttcactttcgcACTGCTAGCCACTTCTGCGAGCTTGGTGTGAAACAGTTGAGGGACAGAGGATGGGACAGTGCTAAAAGGATTGCCACGTGTTCAGGAGGGCAATTTTTCCAATTACGTCAAAAAATGGGCCTGGAAAGACTTTGAATGTCATGCCAGAATTCTTGGGGCCGATTGGGATGGGGAATCAACGTTTCAGGATTGCATGGTCCGTATCTTCACATCTACTCCGCACTTTACCCACCCACTTCTGACATCCATAAGACGTGGCGAGTTCTGCATGGCCGTTCTGCTGGTGGAGTCTCCTGCGGGAGTATAAAAGTATTACGGCCATTCGATCGCATTCGGAACAGCAGGCTCCTGTATGTGTGGGGTCCGTCTAAGCGTAGCTAATTTGTGCGTGTTGAGTTCGGATACAACAGATGCTGCGTTTGGTATGGAAATGCGAAGTAGTGGCCATGCTTCACGATGCGTTGGCTCCCTTTTCCCCTACCAAGTTCGCGATACGATATTTGAATGATCGCTCACAGGGCGACCTCACAAAAAATTGCGGGGTACCGCGTTGCGCCCGTAGAGGTTCTACCCTTTTCGAAGGCCATCTCATACAACGGTGTCTGTGTGCCGTGCTATGTAGAGCTGTATGTAGGGGATTAACAGTATTATGGTCTTCTCCCGTTCTTGAATATCTTCGGGTTAAATGACGGGACACTAAGCACTTGTAGTGTTTACCAAGGGGTTAGTAAGCAACGGGAATCGCGTTCGTACAGGGGTAACCTTGTAGCCACAGGTAGGTGCCCACGGCCTGAACGTGATTGTCCGTGCAGAACTGTGTGATATTGACGTTGCCGCAATAGCTGAATGTTGTGGCTTGACGGCGGTGTAAATTGCCGGTTCATGGCAGTCTAAGCTATCGAACCGGTAAACAATCGAACAACATTTCACTTGATACTCCCTTGAcccttctcccctctgcgGATGGCCGGCAGTCACACGGATAAGTCTACAGGATCTTCAACGCGTAGCTGAAACCGATAACGTCTTGCATTGTTCAAGTGGGCCCGGCAGCCACCCATCCTGTGGCGTTGCTCGAGCTTGATAGATGTGGAAAAGTTCACATGGAACGGACTCAAGCACCGTCTAAGCAcattctcttctgctttATCCTGCCATTCCCAAGGAAGGGAACTCATACTTGGCATAGAATGCATGAGCTGAATGGGACGGACAGCTACAGTGGTTAAAGTCGTGATGGAAGATTGGGGTTTCATCATATTGATGTGCTGGTATGCTCACTTGAACTATCGCTTCCGGAGCTGCAGGACTCCGTGTTGATTATGGAAGGACTGAGATTCCGTGGTGAGGTGTGGTTTTCGAGCGAAGTgaacggagacaatgccccTAGCTTCACCCTGCACCGAGACAGTTACAACGCACGACGTACGTATATCTTGTTGTACTCGTGTTAGAACTATCTTCTAACATTCGCCTTGCGGTAGACGACAATACAGCCATTAAACTGGGCGAGCGTACGTCAACTAACCTCAGGCTGCTCAAGCGGAAAGGTGACTGTAGGCTCGCTGCGTTCTGGTGCGGATTCCAGGGTTTCATGAAGACAGAACTTCTCAGTTTGGCGGCGGCGCCTATGCTCTTAGAATAGCTGTTCATATGCAACAGTGTTCAGGCAACGGCTGCCGGCTTCCTTTCTGCCTGGGGCTTTACACAGTGCTTAGATGAAACATCGCTCTGTTGGTGGTGCATATCGCGAGAGAATTTTATAGAAACAAGAGCATGACGATCGAGATATCCTCTTAAGGTTGTGCTTTGCGATCTGTTGGCCACAGAGCTCATAATTTCAGTAAAAATGCGAGCGAATGTCGGGTGCAGCCTCCTTTCAACTAACGACGCAAGTTACTCATATTAGCTGTCTACGTTATGCAATCAGCCGACAAGCGTAACACTTGATGAATCAGAAAGGCGACGTCCACGCACCAGTTGGCGAGTTAGAAGACAGTTGTCAGCAGTGGCATTACCGGCACCCATCTCGCAAACACTACTGCCGGCCACACACCACCAACGCATATATGCTCCCGCCTTTTTGTCGCCGCAGCATGCTTGAAAATGTGACTCTCAGGGAAGAAATGAACTATCTGTAGCGAGTGGCAAGGGGAAAAGTTCCCGGTACCACCGAAAAATGTGGAAGTATATGTCGCTTTTTGCTCGTATGTTGTCGAGCAGAAGCTGCCTCAGGGGTTCTAACACCATCTCCTTCGTCACCGCTACTGAATAGATGGTGCTTCTCCATGAGGGGAACGCCGTAAAAGTGAAATTTCTGAGTAGAGATGGTTGCTCCGGTGGCACTACTAGTCGTTCAAAtgccgcttctcttcgttcttgcCAAGGGCCCCCAAGAATGGGTTGTACACCTTGTATCTTACCCAGAAAACTCCGTACTTGTGTAGCAGAAGGAAAGCTGTGAGGAATCGTGTTAGGGAACCGTGGAAACGTGTCATTAAGAGGAACGGCGTAGAAGAAGCCTGGATTCCAGGGAGTACGGAGAGGCGGCAGTCCACGAGAAGAGAATAGGAAGCCATTGAGAGCTTCGTCACTCTGGGTCGAATTCAAAGCCTCATCCATCTGGGACAGCGCGAAAAAGTCCCGCATCTGACTgttttcgtcgcctctgtcaaCAAATCCAGCCTGCCTGACTGGTTCGAATGGGTATGAATGGGTGATGGGATATTGTATCGCCTTTGCTAGTCTTCTCCAATAGGGATGAACGTGGTCGAGACTTGTGTCACGGTTGATTTCTGTAGTGTTCAGGAAGGAACTAAACAAAAGGTTTATTCCTTCTAGGGAAATATCAGGCCACTCATGACCTGTGTTCCAAGCCAGAGACGATGAAAGGCGAATATCAGAACGTAAAAACACAAGAAACGCGGCTGTGCACAGACGAAACTTTGACACATGAGCCATTCTGTGTTGGCCATTCATCGATTCCCTCCTGGCAGTCTGACGGCAGGGGGTTTTGCTCTTAAATGTCTCCCAATCAAAATCCCAACCTTTTGAACCCTGTCACTATCATAGAATTTGATTCGTCCGGATACCAAAGCAAAACAGAATAAGACGTTTGTGCGCTACTGAAGTCATTGAATGGAAAAAATAGAAATGATAGTCCGAACCAGAGGCCGTCATTGGCGGCCTCGTGCACGGCCTCGCTCATCAGGATCGGGGGCTGTCGATTGCCACCTCCATGATACAACTCCTGCTCAGCATCCTGATAGTCACGTCGTTTGAAAAGCGACAAGGCAAAATCATCTATTCGCTGAACGTAAATCTCCGAACAGAATCCGGCCATGAACGGGATTTTGTTTCCGACTTGAGTTTCTACGTCAACATCGCGTCGAACAAAGATGACGACGAAGTGGTTCCTGCAGAATCAAGTGAATTAAGCCTTGCATATTGGTCAATAAACAATATGTTATTAATCAGCCATCAGCATACAGTGTGAACGGCATGGTGttcgaagaggaagggttACAGAAGG
This portion of the Toxoplasma gondii ME49 chromosome III, whole genome shotgun sequence genome encodes:
- the SRS14A gene encoding SAG-related sequence SRS14A (encoded by transcript TGME49_254060~Gene product name based on ToxoDB Community Expert Annotation.~Signal peptide predicted by SignalP 2.0 HMM (probability 0.465) with cleavage site probability 0.260 at residue 58~Predicted trans-membrane domain (TMHMM2.0):33-51); its protein translation is MQVSNCRSHRRFERVFQRPENELKRQASRVKRASLRFLCLPLSILLIAALLQPQGSAGADSATDHPTCSAADKPVIVSITEPRATETDENGYVTFRCGEGASLIPTKNADGAFTEFCKDSECARTASLSNNKLTLQEDSEAKTDAQLSTAKGPLYKLSASKLPDKPFTAFFICETNAKAAPPSRAPTGSRCKVQVSIYGKEKLVLDSKVMCNGKDVEQVSLRIDKAPAETDFLCGKGGVLSPNILDQVFQLVDGQTKEVSLHSLVSGAVLAERRSSIAGDSEVLPAYTLFVSKLPEDKPKQLMYTCSSKQETQPERETLAVHEPPKAQTKPCNVVIEIAHNADPEESSGEPRKYLASAVTLFFFTFALLATSASLV